The sequence below is a genomic window from Massilia oculi.
CCGAGAAAAAGGCAGCCGCGTAAACCTCCCCCATGAGAGGGCCCGCGCACGCCTGACGGCGGCGCGGGCCTTGCGTCCTCTATAGTCCAGGAACAAGGTAGAACAAAATGCGTATTTGCAGCAAGCTTGTTGGTGTCGGCGTACTGGCCCTGATGACGGGTTGCTCGACCCTCAATTCGCTTAATCCATTCGCGTCGGAAAAGAAGGGCGACCAGCCGGCCAAGCTGGTCGAGCTGAAAGGCAGCATGGCCGTGCGTACCGCATGGAAACTTGATATCGGCAAGGCGCGCGGCTACACCTTCTCGCCCGCGCTGACCGGCAACACCGTGGTCGTGGCCGGCGGCGACGGCGCCATCGCGCGCGTCGAAGCCGAGAGCGGCAAGCAGCTGTGGCGCATCAAGGCCGACACCGAACTGTCGGCCGGCGTCGGCACCGACGGCAACCTGATCGTGGTCGGCGGCGAGAAAGGTCAGCTGCTGGCCTTCGACATGGATGGCAAGAAACTGTGGAACACCCAGCTGTCGAGCGAGATCCTGTCGGCGCCGGTGGTGTCGCAGGGCGTCGTCGTGGCGCGCTCGATCGACAACCGCATCGTCGGCATCGATGCCGCCAACGGCAAGACGAAGTGGACCGTGCAAAAAGTCGCGCCGCCGCTCACCCTGCGCAATGCGCCGGGCATGATCGTGGCCGGCGGCGACGTCATCGTGGCCCAGCCGGGCGGCAAGCTGTCGTCGATGATCCTGGCCACCGGCGCGCCGCGCTGGGACGTCGAAGTGGGCGTCGCGCGCGGCGCCACCGAACTGGAGCGCGTGACCGATATCGGCGGGGCGCCGGTGCTGTTCGAAAACGAGGTGTGCGCCGTGTCCTACCAGGGCCGCGTAGGCTGCTTCGACCTGGTCACCGGTTCGGCCAAGTGGACCCGCGACCTGTCCTCCAGCGCCGGCGTCGCCGTCGACCAGTTGTACGTGTTCGCACCGGACGACAAGGGCGCCCTGCATGCCTTCACCCGCGACACCGGTTCTTCCAGCTGGAAGAACGACAAGCTGGCCTTCCGCCGCCTGTCGACACCGCTGTCGTATGGCCGCGCCGTCGCGGTCGGCGACTTCGAAGGCTATGTGCACTTCCTGTCGCGCGAGGACGGATCTTTCCTGGCGCGCGCAGCGACCGATGGCAGCCCGATCATGGGCACGCCGCTGGTGGCCGGCACGAACCTGATTTTTCAAACACAAAATGGAACTGTGACCGCCATCGCGGTCGAATAGAATAAAACATGAAGCCGGTAATCGCACTCGTAGGTCGTCCCAACGTCGGGAAATCGACCTTATTTAACCGCCTGACCCGTTCGCGTGACGCGCTGGTGGCCGACCTCCCTGGCCTGACGCGCGACCGCCACTATGGCGAAGGCCGGATTGGCGAACGGCCATTCCTGGTCATCGACACGGGCGGTTTCGAGCCGGTCGCCAAAGAAGGCATCATGCATGAAATGGCGCTGCAGACGCGCCAGGCCGTGGCCGAGGCCGACGTGGTTGTGTTCATCGTGGACGGCCGCCAGGGCCTGACCCCGCATGACAAGACGATCACCGACTACCTGCGCAAGAGCGGCCGCAAGGTCATGCTGGTGGTGAACAAGTCGGAAGGCATGAAGTACACCTCGGTCACCGCCGACTTCTATGAACTCGGCATGGGCGACCCCTACGTGATCTCCGCCGCCCACGGCGACGGCGTGCACGACCTGGTCAACGAGGCGCTCGACATCGCCTTCGCCCAGCGCCCGGACGAACCGGAAGAGCTGGAACCGGCCGACCACGGCTTCAAGATCGCCATTGTCGGCCGTCCGAACGTGGGCAAGTCGACCCTGATCAACACCCTGGTCGGCGAGCAGCGCGTGATCGCCTTCGACATGCCGGGCACCACCCGCGATGCGATCGAAGTGCCGTTCGAGCGCGACGGCAAGAAGTACACGCTGATCGACACCGCCGGTATCCGTCGCCGCGGCAAGATTTTCGAAGCCATCGAAAAGTTCTCGGTGGTCAAGACCATGCAGTCGATCTCGGATGCCAACGTCGTCATCCTGCTGCTCGACGCCCAGCAAGACATCTCGGAGCAGGATGCCCACATCGCCGGCTTCATCCTGGAGTCGGGCAGGGCGCTGGTGGTGGCCGTCAACAAGTGGGACGGCCTGCAGACCGACCAGCGCGACCAGGTCAAGAACGACCTCGACCGCAAGCTGGACTTCCTGGGCTTCGCCAAGACCCATTTCGTCTCGGCGCTGCGCGGCACCGGCATCAGCCAGCTGCTCAAGTCGGTGGAATCGGCCTACGCCGCCGCCACCGCCAACCTGTCGACGCCGCGCCTGACGCGCGCGCTGCAAGAGGCGGTCGAGAAGCAGGAGCCGAAGCGCAAGGGCACCTCGCGTCCGAAGATGCGCTATGCCCACCAGGGCGGACAGAATCCGCCGATCATCGTCATCCACGGTAATGCTCTGGAGGGGATCACGGAACCCTATAAGCGCTATCTGGAAAAGCACTTCCGTGACACGTTCAACCTGGTCGGCACCCCCCTGCGAATCGAGCTGCGCAGCGGCAAAAATCCGTTTGCCAAGGACTGATCGACGAGAACGATTAAGCGGCTTTTAACCTTAGCAGTACGACAAAAACCCGCAAAACAGGTTACAGTAGGCTTAGGGCTGCATTCGCTCACGCAGAATATGGCTCTAGCTACTTGAAAACCGGCAAATCGCCTCAAACTTTTAACTACAACAACATTACGGAGCTGTTATGAGCAACAAAGGGCAACTGTTACAAGACCCATTCCTCAACGCCTTGCGCAAGGAACACGTCCCTGTCTCCATCTACCTCGTCAACGGTATCAAGCTCCAGGGTCATATCGAATCCTTCGACCAATACGTCGTCTTGCTTCGCAACACCGTGACTCAGATGGTCTACAAGCATGCCATTTCCACCGTCGTGCCGGCACGTGCCGTCAACCTTAACCTCGACTCCAACGAAGCCGAGTAAGGCCGATGGCTGACGCCCCCGGCACTCCAACCCTGCGCGCAGCGCTGGTCGGCATCGACTTCGGGACTGGCGACTTTGCCGCCAGTCTCGACGAGCTGTCACTGCTTGCGCGCTCCGCCGGCGCCGATCCGATCACCACGATCACGGCGAAGCGCAGCAGCCCGGACCCCGCGCATTTCGTCGGCAGCGGCAAGGCCGACGAAATTGCCCTCGACGCCAAGGCACTTGGCGCCGAGATCGTCATCTTCAATCACGCTCTCTCTCCTGCCCAGCAGCGCAACCTGGAACGTCGCCTCCAGTTGCGCGTGATCGACCGCACCAGCCTGATCCTCGACATCTTCGCCCAGCGCGCCAAGAGCCACGAGGGCAAGCTGCAGGTTGAGCTGGCTCAACTGCAGCACCTGGCCACGCGCCTGATCCGCGGCTGGACCCACCTGGAACGTCAAAAAGGCGGTATCGGCCTGCGCGGTCCGGGTGAAACCCAGCTCGAGACCGACCGCCGCCTGATCGGCGAACGGGTCAAGATGCTGCGCGCGCGCCTGGGCAAACTGCGCAAGCAGCACGAGACCCAGCGCCGCCAGCGCGGCCGCAACAAGACTTTCTCGGTGTCGCTCGTCGGTTATACCAATGCCGGCAAGTCGACCCTGTTCAACACGCTGACGAAAGCCGGCGTGTACGTGGCGAACCAGCTGTTCGCGACCCTCGACACCACCAGCCGCCGCATGTACCTGAACGACGAGGTGGGCAGCGTCGTGATCTCGGACACCGTCGGTTTCGTGCGCGAATTGCCGCACCAGCTGGTGGCGGCCTTCCGCGCCACGCTGGAAGAAACCATCCATGCCGACCTCCTGCTGCACGTGGTCGACAGCGCCTCCCCGACGCGCATGGAACAGGTCGAACAGGTCAATGAAGTCTTGCGCGAGATTGGCGCAGATCATGTTCCGCAAATTTTAGTGTGGAACAAGATCGATGCCGCCGGCCTGGAACCTGGGGTCGAGCGTGATGAGTATGATAAGATCAACCGGGTTTTCATCAGCGCCCACAGTGGCGCCGGTCTGGATCTGCTGCGTTCGGCAATCGCCGAGGCGGCCAGCTCCGCGCCCGGCGCAGGCGGGTACTGCGACCCGGAAAACGAAGAGCAGGACGAAGCCTTCGGGCTCGTTGAGGACGACGCGTCGGTGGACGCGCACCCCGGCGGTCTTGCCGACAATATGCCAACTTCCACCCATGTCAGGCCCAACTAGCCTATGCTTGTTTCTCTACTAAAAAGATTCGGCGTCAAACTGTCGCTGAACGACCCACGCTGGGGACGCAACCCCGAAGACGACCGCAAGGCCCAGGATGGTCGCCGCCCCGGTGACGGTCCTCCCGACCTCGACCAGATGTGGCGCGATTTCAATGCGCGCCTGAATCGCATGTTCGGCGGCCGCGGCAACAATAACGGCGGCGGCGACAATGGCGGCCCGCGCGGCGAAATGCGCGGCGCCGGCATCGGCGCCGGCGTGATCGCCATCATCGTCGGCTTCATCTGGCTCGCCAGCGGCGCTTTCATCGTGCAGGAGGGCCAGGTCGGCGTCGTGACCACTTTTGGTAAATACAGCCACACGACCACGCCGGGTTTCAACTGGCGCTGGCCGTATCCGTTCCAGGCCCACGAGACCGTCAACACCTCGCAGATCCGCACTGCCGAGATCGGCTACCGCGCCAATGTGCGCAACAAGCAGCCGCAAGAGTCCTTGATGCTGACCGATGACGAGAACATCATCGACATCCAGTTCGCGGTGCAGTACACGTTGAAGGACCCAGTCGCCTGGCTGTTCAACAACCGCGACCAGGACGACAGCGTGCGCCAGATCGCCGAGACCGCGATCCGCGAAGTGGTCGGCCGCAACAAGATGGACTTCGTCCTGTACGAAGGCCGCGAGAAGGTCGCCGCCGACGTGCATGCGATGATGCAGGCGATCGGCGACCGCTATGCGCTGGGCGCCCTGATCACCAACGTGACGATGCAGGGCGTGCAGCCGCCGGAGCAGGTGCAGAGCGCCTTCGACGACGCCGTGCGCGCCGGCCAGGACCGCGCCCGCGCCCGCAACGAAGGCGAGGCGTATGCGAACCAGATCATTCCGGCTGCGCGCGGCCAGGCCTTCCGCCTGCAGCAGGACGCCGAAGCGTATCGCTCGATGGTGGTCGAGAACGCGACCGGTAACGCCGCCCGTTTCGACCAGGTGGTGGCCGCCTATGCGCGCGCCCCGGCCGTGACCCGCGACCGCATGTACATCGATACGATGCAGCAGATCTTCACCAGCACCACCAAGGTGATGATCGACTCGCGCGCCAACAACAATATGCTGTACCTGCCGCTCGACAAGCTGATGCAGCAGCAGGCAGCCAACGATGCCCAGATCGGCAGCAAGTCGGGTCCGGTGCAATTGCCGCAGACCGGCCAGCCGGCCGAAGTGACCCAGGCCATGGAAGCGGTGCGCCAGCGAGACGAGCGCAGCCGCGATTCCTCACGTGACAGGGAGACCCGCTGATGAACCGCCTCGTAACTCTTTTCGTCGCGGGCTTCATCGCACTGATGCTGCTGTCGTCCACGATCTTCGTCGTCGACCAGCGCCGCTTCGCGATCGTGTTCGCGCTCGGCCAGGTGAAGGAAGTGATTTCCCAACCGGGCCTGCACTTCAAGCTGCCGCCGCCGTTCCAGAACGTGATCTACCTGGACAAGCGCATCCTGACGCTCGACACGCCTGACGCCGACCGCTTCATCACGGCCGAGAAGAAGAACATCCTGGTGGATGCCTTCATGAAATGGCGTATCGAAGATCCGCGCCTGTACTACGTCAGCTTCGGCGGCGATGAAAGCCGTGCCCGCGACCGCATGTCGCAGATCATCAAGGCTGCCCTGAACGACGAGATCACCAAGCGCACCGTGCGCGAAGTGATTTCCGGCGAGCGCGCCGCGGTGATGGCGGCGGTGCAGGCCAAGGTCGTGGCCGAGGCCAAGGAGATCGGTGTCGGCATCGTCGACGTGCGCCTCAAGCGTGTGGATTACATCGAGCAGATCAACAACTCGGTGTACGAACGCATGCGCGCCGAGCGCGTCCGCGTCGCCAACGAGCTGCGTTCGACCGGCGCCGCCGAGTCCGAGCAGATCCGCGCCGATGCCGACCGCCAGCGCACCGTGATCATCGCCGAAGCCTTCCGCGACGCAGAGAAGGTCAAGGGTGACGGCGACGCGAAAGCATCGGCCATCTACGCCGAAGCCTTCGGCAAGAACCCGGAGTTCGCGCGCTACTACCGCTCGCTCGAAGCCTACCGCGCCAGCTTCAAGGACCGCAGCGACGTGCTGGTGGTGGATCCGAGCTCGGAGTTCTTCAAGTACATGAAGCAGCCGGCGGCGTCGGGTCGTTAAGTCGATCCCCCAGGCATCGCCCAGGACGGGCTCCCGCAAAACGGGAGCCCGTTTTTCATGGGAGTTGCCAGCTTGTATAGGCATCCCGGCCGTGGCAGATTGTTAACCCGGCAAGCCGTCGAACCAGCATTCCATGCCTCACCCGCGCTGTTTTCGGGTAAAATCACCGATTCGGCGTTCGCGCCATGCGCTGGCACGCCCATCGTCGCCCTTGCCGGTCGCAGCTAATTATCCCAACTCCCATCTGTTGCCCATGCCGAACTGGCTATTGCCTGAGAATATTGCCGATGTCTTGCCGTCCGAAGCGCGCAAGATCGAAGAGCTGCGCCGCCTGATGCTCGATAACTTCCGGCTCTACGGTTACGAGCTGGTGATGCCGCCGCTGCTCGAATACACCGAGTCGCTGCTGGCAGGCGCCTTTGACGATACCGACCTCAAGACCTTCAAGGTCGTCGACCCGCTCTCGGGCCGCCTGCTCGGCCTGCGCGCCGACATGACGACCCAGGTGGCGCGCATCGACGCCCACCTGCTGAACCGCGAATCG
It includes:
- the hflK gene encoding FtsH protease activity modulator HflK, encoding MLVSLLKRFGVKLSLNDPRWGRNPEDDRKAQDGRRPGDGPPDLDQMWRDFNARLNRMFGGRGNNNGGGDNGGPRGEMRGAGIGAGVIAIIVGFIWLASGAFIVQEGQVGVVTTFGKYSHTTTPGFNWRWPYPFQAHETVNTSQIRTAEIGYRANVRNKQPQESLMLTDDENIIDIQFAVQYTLKDPVAWLFNNRDQDDSVRQIAETAIREVVGRNKMDFVLYEGREKVAADVHAMMQAIGDRYALGALITNVTMQGVQPPEQVQSAFDDAVRAGQDRARARNEGEAYANQIIPAARGQAFRLQQDAEAYRSMVVENATGNAARFDQVVAAYARAPAVTRDRMYIDTMQQIFTSTTKVMIDSRANNNMLYLPLDKLMQQQAANDAQIGSKSGPVQLPQTGQPAEVTQAMEAVRQRDERSRDSSRDRETR
- the bamB gene encoding outer membrane protein assembly factor BamB, which translates into the protein MRICSKLVGVGVLALMTGCSTLNSLNPFASEKKGDQPAKLVELKGSMAVRTAWKLDIGKARGYTFSPALTGNTVVVAGGDGAIARVEAESGKQLWRIKADTELSAGVGTDGNLIVVGGEKGQLLAFDMDGKKLWNTQLSSEILSAPVVSQGVVVARSIDNRIVGIDAANGKTKWTVQKVAPPLTLRNAPGMIVAGGDVIVAQPGGKLSSMILATGAPRWDVEVGVARGATELERVTDIGGAPVLFENEVCAVSYQGRVGCFDLVTGSAKWTRDLSSSAGVAVDQLYVFAPDDKGALHAFTRDTGSSSWKNDKLAFRRLSTPLSYGRAVAVGDFEGYVHFLSREDGSFLARAATDGSPIMGTPLVAGTNLIFQTQNGTVTAIAVE
- the der gene encoding ribosome biogenesis GTPase Der encodes the protein MKPVIALVGRPNVGKSTLFNRLTRSRDALVADLPGLTRDRHYGEGRIGERPFLVIDTGGFEPVAKEGIMHEMALQTRQAVAEADVVVFIVDGRQGLTPHDKTITDYLRKSGRKVMLVVNKSEGMKYTSVTADFYELGMGDPYVISAAHGDGVHDLVNEALDIAFAQRPDEPEELEPADHGFKIAIVGRPNVGKSTLINTLVGEQRVIAFDMPGTTRDAIEVPFERDGKKYTLIDTAGIRRRGKIFEAIEKFSVVKTMQSISDANVVILLLDAQQDISEQDAHIAGFILESGRALVVAVNKWDGLQTDQRDQVKNDLDRKLDFLGFAKTHFVSALRGTGISQLLKSVESAYAAATANLSTPRLTRALQEAVEKQEPKRKGTSRPKMRYAHQGGQNPPIIVIHGNALEGITEPYKRYLEKHFRDTFNLVGTPLRIELRSGKNPFAKD
- the hflX gene encoding GTPase HflX yields the protein MRAALVGIDFGTGDFAASLDELSLLARSAGADPITTITAKRSSPDPAHFVGSGKADEIALDAKALGAEIVIFNHALSPAQQRNLERRLQLRVIDRTSLILDIFAQRAKSHEGKLQVELAQLQHLATRLIRGWTHLERQKGGIGLRGPGETQLETDRRLIGERVKMLRARLGKLRKQHETQRRQRGRNKTFSVSLVGYTNAGKSTLFNTLTKAGVYVANQLFATLDTTSRRMYLNDEVGSVVISDTVGFVRELPHQLVAAFRATLEETIHADLLLHVVDSASPTRMEQVEQVNEVLREIGADHVPQILVWNKIDAAGLEPGVERDEYDKINRVFISAHSGAGLDLLRSAIAEAASSAPGAGGYCDPENEEQDEAFGLVEDDASVDAHPGGLADNMPTSTHVRPN
- the hflC gene encoding protease modulator HflC; its protein translation is MNRLVTLFVAGFIALMLLSSTIFVVDQRRFAIVFALGQVKEVISQPGLHFKLPPPFQNVIYLDKRILTLDTPDADRFITAEKKNILVDAFMKWRIEDPRLYYVSFGGDESRARDRMSQIIKAALNDEITKRTVREVISGERAAVMAAVQAKVVAEAKEIGVGIVDVRLKRVDYIEQINNSVYERMRAERVRVANELRSTGAAESEQIRADADRQRTVIIAEAFRDAEKVKGDGDAKASAIYAEAFGKNPEFARYYRSLEAYRASFKDRSDVLVVDPSSEFFKYMKQPAASGR
- the hfq gene encoding RNA chaperone Hfq, which gives rise to MSNKGQLLQDPFLNALRKEHVPVSIYLVNGIKLQGHIESFDQYVVLLRNTVTQMVYKHAISTVVPARAVNLNLDSNEAE